Proteins from a genomic interval of Macadamia integrifolia cultivar HAES 741 unplaced genomic scaffold, SCU_Mint_v3 scaffold2195, whole genome shotgun sequence:
- the LOC122066022 gene encoding phosphoprotein ECPP44-like codes for MADEQQKSHECETNPTYTEIDKTERGMFGFLGKKEEEKPQEEVIIAEFDETVKVSEKKEEEKPGLLEKLHRSHSSSSSSSSDEEEVEGGGEKKKKKKGLKEKLKEKIGGDKHDEKKEEQDDTYIPIEKCDDVTQVPPPQGEATESEGKKGFLEKIKEKIPGQQKKTEEVTTPYPVAPAPAADCAGDGSDQEGEAKEKKGFLEKIKEKLPGYHKNGEEKKEESATH; via the exons ATGGCGGATGAACAGCAGAAAAGCCATGAGTGCGAGACCAACCCCACTTACACCGAGATCGATAAGACAGAACGAGGGATGTTTGGTTTCctggggaagaaagaggaagagaagccaCAAGAGGAGGTGATCATCGCCGAGTTTGATGAGACAGTTAAGGTGTccgaaaaaaaggaagaagagaagccTGGTCTCCTTGAGAAGCTCCATCGATCTCACAGCAGCTCTAGTAGCtcg TCTAGCGATGAGGAAGAAgtagaaggaggaggagagaagaagaagaaaaagaagggattgAAGGAGAAGCTGAAGGAGAAGATAGGAGGTGATAAGCATGACgagaagaaagaggaacaaGACGACACCTACATCCCTATCGAGAAGTGCGACGACGTCACCCAAGTTCCTCCTCCTCAAGGTGAGGCGACAGAATCAGAGGGGAAGAAGGGTTTCCTTGAGAAGATCAAAGAGAAAATACCAGGTCAGCAGAAGAAGACCGAAGAAGTCACTACCCCTTACCCGGTTGCTCCTGCTCCGGCGGCGGATTGTGCCGGAGATGGGTCTGATCAGGAAGGTGAGGCCAAAGAGAAAAAGGGGTTCTTGGAGAAGATCAAGGAAAAATTGCCTGGTTATCATAAGAatggagaggagaagaaagaggagtcTGCTACCCACTAA